From a region of the Tursiops truncatus isolate mTurTru1 chromosome 13, mTurTru1.mat.Y, whole genome shotgun sequence genome:
- the CCDC74B gene encoding coiled-coil domain-containing protein 74B, protein MDLPRPAAHLVPGTQAPPLRRPALPRRPSPAPAPPRSTQSPPAGRARFHGDTELSIGRRATEWPCVRSGGGYTSAAGVAAGLRPPSSGIPGSRGASRPRLPAVPPYPGQHGAPVGLSEAQKRALDLEKRLQFLQQQHSETLVKLHEEIEHLKRENKDLHYKLIMNQKPQRKGSISSSSFQSNKSISNTVVSANSQGKARSQRTSSKKQDSKADVPQKLDLEEEPLVAALLHSSRVDKALGAQGLAKDKVESSNPAATSVAGSLHKGKQVPGVPPAMRLPLHLCKPATLQQCEVVIRQLWNANLLQAQELQHLKSLLERSQRHRAALEEARPGSPKDQEALHPGAMLLPKVATRGVSKKCLILSRAPMAECAILPALKRSLKSNFAERQRRLQAVQSRWLHYSVL, encoded by the exons gccccgccccgccgcgcACCTTGTCCCGGGTACCCAAGCCCCGCCCCTCAGgcgccccgccctgccccggcGCCCAAGCcctgccccggccccgccccgtaGCACGCAAAGCCCCCCTGCGGGGCGCGCCCGTTTCCATGGCGACACCGAGCTGAGCATCGGTAGACGGGCCACCGAGTGGCCGTGCGTCCGCAGCGGAGGCGGCTACACGAGCGCGGCGGGGGTGGCGGCCGGGCTGCGGCCCCCCAGCTCGGGGATCCCGGGCTCCCGGGGCGCGTCGCGCCCGCGCCTGCCCGCGGTCCCTCCGTACCCCGGGCAGCACGGCGCGCCGGTCGGGCTCAGCGAGGCGCAGAAGCGGGCGCTGGACCTGGAGAAGAGGCTGCAGTTCCTGCAGCAGCAGCACTCGGAGACGCTGGTCAAGCTCCACGAGGAGATCGAGCACCTGAAGCGGGAAAACAAGG ATCTTCACTACAAGCTAATCATGAATCAGAAGCCGCAGAGGAAAG GCAGCATCTCCAGTTCCAGCTTTCAGTCCAACAAGTCCATCTCGAATACAGTGGTGTCAG CCAACTCGCAAGGCAAGGCCAGGTCCCAGCGCACCTCCTCTAAGAAGCAAGACTCGAAAGCTGACGTTCCCCAGAAGTTGGACCTGGAGGAGGAGCCATTGGTTGCTGCCCTGCTTCACAGCAGCAGGGTGGACAAAGCCCTCGGGGCACAGGGGCTGGCCAA AGACAAAGTGGAGAGCTCTAATCCAGCAGCCACCTCGGTGGCCGGCAGCCTGCACAAGGGCAAGCAGGTGCCAGGGGTGCCCCCCGCGATGAGACTGCCCCTGCACCTGTGCAAGCCCGCCACACTCCAGCAGTGCGAAGTGGTCATCCGCCAGCTGTGGAATGCCAACCTCCTGCAGGCCCAAGAG CTGCAACACCTCAAGTCCCTCCTAGAAAGGAGCCAGAGACACAGGGCTGCCCTCGAGGAGGCCAGGCCCGGTTCTCCCAA GGACCAGGAGGCTCTGCACCCGGGGGCCATGCTGCTCCCCAAGGTCGCCACCAGGGGCGTCTCTAAGAAATG CCTGATCCTGAGCCGGGCGCCCATGGCGGAGTGCGCCATCCTGCCCGCACTGAAGCGGAGCCTCAAGAGCAACTTTGCCGAGCGGCAGAGACGGCTGCAGGCAGTGCAGAGCCGGTGGCTGCACTACTCGGTGCTCTGA